From Pseudoleptotrichia goodfellowii, a single genomic window includes:
- the argS gene encoding arginine--tRNA ligase: MELLNIQLKKLFEKNIQNIFKEDFSDKIDIQNSTKKEFGDFQTNFAMVTSKILGKNPREIANEIIENFEKNDIIEKMEIAGPGFINIYLKNSFLDNETKKIGNEKYDFSFLDSDKTVIIDYSSPNIAKRMHVGHLRSTIIGDSLKRILQFLGFKKVLGDNHVGDWGTQFGKLIVGYNLWLNREAYEKDPIEELERIYVMFSDEAKKDPSLEDVAREELRKLQSGDEVNNALWREFIDISIKEYNKIYKRFDITFDYYNGESFYNDLMPVVLEELKEKNIAKQDEDALVVFFDEDTKLHPCIVQKKDGSFLYSTSDLATIKYRKDDLDVDLAIYVVDERQQDHFKQVFSIAKMIGAPYDYDKVHVWFGIMRFANGVILSTRGGNVIRLIDLLDEAKKHVKKVIDEKNPDIPEPEKEIIADIVGTGAIKYFDLSQNRTSPILFDWEKVLSFEGNTGPYLQYTYVRIMSILRKMESENISINKNGNIIFDNMQDVERELAVALLRFPQVVVKSYESYRPNVIADYLFELAKLFNNFYNSKPILKEENAETMQARILLALKTAEILKQGLSLLGIQTVDRM; the protein is encoded by the coding sequence ATGGAATTACTTAATATTCAGTTGAAAAAATTATTTGAGAAAAATATACAGAATATTTTCAAAGAAGATTTCTCGGATAAAATCGACATTCAAAATTCTACAAAAAAAGAATTTGGTGATTTTCAAACAAACTTTGCAATGGTAACTTCAAAAATTTTAGGAAAAAATCCGAGAGAAATTGCGAATGAAATTATAGAAAATTTTGAAAAAAATGATATTATCGAAAAAATGGAAATTGCAGGTCCCGGATTTATAAATATTTACTTAAAAAACTCTTTTCTCGATAATGAAACTAAAAAAATCGGAAATGAAAAATATGACTTCTCGTTTTTGGATTCGGACAAAACAGTCATCATAGACTATTCTTCTCCTAATATTGCCAAACGTATGCATGTCGGGCACTTAAGAAGTACTATTATAGGAGATTCCCTAAAAAGAATTCTGCAATTTTTAGGATTTAAAAAAGTTTTAGGTGACAACCATGTAGGCGACTGGGGAACTCAGTTCGGAAAACTTATTGTGGGATATAATCTTTGGCTTAACAGGGAAGCCTATGAAAAAGATCCCATTGAAGAATTGGAAAGAATTTATGTTATGTTTTCGGACGAAGCAAAAAAAGACCCTTCTCTTGAAGATGTTGCCAGAGAAGAGCTTAGAAAACTCCAATCGGGAGATGAAGTAAACAATGCTCTCTGGAGAGAATTTATAGATATATCCATAAAAGAATATAACAAAATTTATAAAAGATTTGATATAACTTTTGATTATTATAACGGAGAGTCATTTTACAACGATTTAATGCCTGTCGTTTTGGAAGAATTAAAAGAAAAAAATATTGCAAAACAGGACGAAGATGCTTTAGTAGTATTCTTTGACGAAGATACAAAACTTCATCCATGTATTGTACAGAAAAAAGACGGAAGTTTCTTATATTCCACATCCGACTTGGCTACAATCAAATACAGAAAAGACGATTTAGATGTAGATCTTGCCATATACGTAGTTGACGAAAGACAGCAGGATCACTTCAAACAGGTATTTTCAATAGCAAAAATGATAGGTGCTCCTTATGATTACGACAAAGTTCATGTATGGTTCGGTATTATGAGATTTGCAAACGGAGTTATATTATCTACAAGAGGTGGAAATGTCATCAGATTGATAGATTTACTGGATGAGGCGAAAAAACACGTAAAAAAAGTTATCGACGAGAAAAATCCCGATATACCTGAACCTGAAAAAGAAATTATTGCCGACATTGTAGGAACAGGAGCTATAAAATATTTCGATTTGAGCCAGAACAGAACTTCTCCTATATTGTTTGACTGGGAAAAAGTTTTAAGCTTTGAAGGAAACACAGGACCATATTTACAATATACATATGTTAGAATAATGTCTATTCTAAGAAAAATGGAATCGGAAAATATCTCGATTAATAAAAACGGAAATATTATCTTCGACAATATGCAGGATGTTGAGAGAGAACTTGCAGTTGCACTGTTGAGATTCCCTCAGGTAGTTGTTAAATCTTATGAAAGCTACAGACCTAATGTAATAGCCGATTATTTATTCGAACTTGCAAAATTATTTAACAATTTCTATAATTCAAAACCTATTTTGAAAGAAGAAAATGCTGAAACTATGCAAGCAAGAATATTACTTGCATTAAAAACTGCAGAAATCCTAAAACAGGGATTAAGCCTTTTAGGAATACAAACTGTTGACAGAATGTAA
- a CDS encoding 3-keto-L-gulonate-6-phosphate decarboxylase UlaD yields MARPLLQVALDHSDLQGAIKAAVSVGHEVDVIEAGTVCLLQVGSELVEVLRSLFPEKIIVADTKCADAGGTVAKNNAVRGADWMTCICSATIPTMKAALKAIKEVRGDKGEIQVELYGDWTYEQAQQWLDAGISQAIYHQSRDALLAGETWGEKDLNKVKKLIEMGFRVSVTGGLSTDTLKLFKGVDVFTFIAGRGITEASDPAQAARDFKAEIAKYWAE; encoded by the coding sequence ATGGCAAGACCTTTATTACAGGTAGCATTGGATCATTCGGATTTACAGGGGGCTATTAAAGCCGCAGTGTCTGTAGGACATGAAGTAGACGTTATAGAAGCGGGAACAGTTTGTCTGTTACAGGTAGGAAGTGAACTGGTAGAAGTTTTAAGAAGTCTTTTTCCTGAAAAAATAATTGTTGCAGATACTAAATGTGCAGATGCAGGAGGAACTGTAGCGAAAAATAATGCAGTAAGAGGAGCTGACTGGATGACATGTATCTGTTCGGCAACTATTCCGACAATGAAAGCAGCTTTAAAAGCTATAAAAGAAGTACGTGGCGACAAAGGAGAAATTCAGGTTGAATTATATGGAGACTGGACTTATGAACAGGCTCAGCAATGGCTTGATGCGGGAATAAGTCAGGCTATCTATCATCAAAGTCGTGATGCTTTACTTGCAGGAGAAACTTGGGGAGAAAAAGACCTTAATAAAGTAAAAAAACTGATTGAAATGGGATTCAGAGTATCTGTAACAGGAGGATTAAGCACAGACACACTTAAGTTATTTAAAGGAGTAGACGTATTTACGTTCATTGCCGGACGTGGAATTACAGAAGCATCAGATCCTGCACAGGCTGCGAGAGATTTTAAAGCAGAAATAGCAAAATACTGGGCTGAATAG
- a CDS encoding ribonuclease H family protein, with protein sequence MSKKPKIYAYLLTETNERGIIYTWEECQNKVKGKKARYKSFKTEDEASAWLKSGAEYESKEKKDEKFDELISKLDRKAVYFDAGTGRGKGVEVRITDFNGESLLYKVLDKKKINDFGNYYLSKGRTNNFGELTGLYAALKYALKYDINKICGDSSLIIDYWSKGRYNKDGLEEDTINLIKRVTLMRSEFEKKKGKIEKISGDVNPADLGFHK encoded by the coding sequence ATGTCAAAAAAACCGAAAATATATGCGTACCTTTTAACGGAAACAAATGAAAGAGGTATAATTTATACTTGGGAAGAATGTCAAAATAAAGTAAAAGGCAAAAAAGCAAGATATAAATCTTTTAAAACTGAGGATGAAGCTTCGGCATGGTTAAAAAGCGGTGCTGAATATGAATCAAAAGAAAAAAAAGATGAAAAATTTGACGAATTAATCTCGAAATTGGACAGAAAAGCAGTATATTTTGATGCGGGAACAGGACGAGGAAAAGGCGTCGAAGTAAGAATAACCGATTTTAACGGAGAATCCTTATTGTATAAAGTTTTAGATAAAAAGAAAATAAACGATTTCGGCAATTATTATTTATCAAAAGGAAGAACCAATAATTTCGGCGAACTTACAGGATTGTATGCAGCATTGAAATATGCTTTAAAATATGATATAAATAAAATATGCGGAGACAGTTCCCTTATTATAGACTACTGGTCAAAAGGTAGATATAATAAAGACGGATTGGAAGAAGATACTATTAACCTTATAAAAAGAGTAACTTTAATGAGAAGTGAATTTGAAAAGAAAAAAGGTAAAATAGAAAAAATTTCCGGAGATGTAAATCCCGCTGATTTAGGGTTTCACAAATAA
- the ulaG gene encoding L-ascorbate 6-phosphate lactonase, with translation MAKLDEITRESWILSTFPEWGTWLNEEIEETKVEPGTVAMWWLGNMGLWVKTEGNANICMDLWVATGKRSAKNKLMKPKHQHQRAVGCVALQPNLRTTPCVIDPFAIKDLDALLATHSHSDHIDQNVAAAVLKNCPEAKFIGPKTCTDIWRKWGVPEERLVTVRPGEELTIKDAKIKMLESFDRTMLLTVAEDVVLKDKLPPDMDDMAVNYLIETTGGNIYNAGDSHHSNYFVKHGNENKVDVAFVGYGENPRGMTDKLTSSDVLRVAEELKTQVVIPLHHDIWSNFMADPKEITLLWNYRKDRMKYKFKPYIWQPGGKFVFPDNKDDMEYMYPRGFEDAFTIEPDLPFKSFL, from the coding sequence ATGGCTAAGTTAGACGAAATTACAAGAGAATCTTGGATTTTAAGTACTTTTCCCGAATGGGGAACATGGTTAAACGAAGAAATTGAAGAGACAAAAGTTGAACCCGGAACAGTAGCAATGTGGTGGCTTGGAAACATGGGATTATGGGTAAAAACCGAAGGAAATGCAAATATTTGCATGGATTTGTGGGTTGCCACAGGAAAAAGATCGGCAAAAAATAAATTGATGAAACCTAAACATCAACATCAGAGAGCAGTAGGATGTGTAGCATTACAACCGAATTTGAGAACAACCCCTTGTGTTATAGATCCTTTTGCAATAAAAGATTTGGATGCTTTACTTGCAACACATTCTCACAGTGATCATATAGATCAGAATGTAGCTGCTGCAGTTTTAAAAAATTGTCCTGAAGCGAAATTTATCGGGCCTAAAACTTGTACAGATATTTGGAGAAAATGGGGAGTTCCTGAAGAAAGACTTGTAACTGTAAGACCTGGAGAAGAATTAACTATTAAAGATGCAAAAATAAAAATGTTGGAATCTTTTGACAGAACAATGTTACTTACAGTTGCAGAAGATGTTGTTTTAAAAGATAAATTACCGCCTGATATGGATGATATGGCAGTAAACTATTTGATAGAAACAACAGGCGGAAATATCTATAATGCCGGAGATTCTCACCATTCAAATTATTTTGTGAAACACGGAAACGAAAATAAAGTCGATGTAGCTTTTGTAGGATACGGAGAAAATCCTAGAGGAATGACTGATAAATTAACTTCTTCAGACGTGTTGAGAGTGGCTGAAGAGTTGAAAACACAAGTAGTTATACCTTTACATCATGATATTTGGTCCAACTTTATGGCTGATCCTAAAGAAATTACATTATTATGGAACTACAGAAAAGACAGAATGAAATATAAATTTAAACCTTATATATGGCAACCTGGAGGGAAATTTGTATTCCCTGATAATAAAGACGATATGGAATACATGTATCCGAGAGGATTTGAAGACGCATTTACAATAGAGCCTGATTTGCCGTTTAAATCGTTCTTATAA
- a CDS encoding septal ring lytic transglycosylase RlpA family protein produces the protein MKKTITILMGLILTLFISLPIKGNNKKLTDDLKKSENKVKTSENRDDIYDEEIKEELAKYSYFQTGTASFYGGKWHGRKTANGEIFDTYKLTAAHKTLPFGTRVRVTNLSNGKSVVVRINNRGPYSKGRIIDLSQAAFSKIENMSKGVTKVKLEIVK, from the coding sequence ATGAAAAAAACAATAACTATACTTATGGGATTAATTTTAACCTTATTTATATCATTACCGATAAAAGGAAATAATAAAAAATTAACAGATGATTTGAAAAAAAGTGAAAATAAAGTAAAAACGTCAGAAAATCGTGATGACATCTATGATGAAGAAATAAAAGAAGAATTAGCTAAATATTCTTACTTTCAAACAGGAACAGCTTCTTTTTACGGAGGAAAGTGGCATGGAAGAAAAACTGCCAACGGAGAAATTTTCGATACTTATAAATTGACGGCAGCTCACAAAACTTTACCTTTCGGAACGAGAGTAAGAGTAACAAATTTGAGTAACGGAAAGTCGGTAGTAGTAAGAATAAATAACAGAGGTCCTTATTCTAAAGGAAGAATTATAGATTTGAGTCAGGCAGCGTTTTCAAAAATTGAAAACATGAGTAAAGGTGTTACAAAAGTAAAACTTGAAATAGTAAAATAA
- a CDS encoding helix-turn-helix domain-containing protein, whose translation MDEKQDIKTNPNLVIALGYYIKNKRLQKNIGLREMADLLKISPAYLSNLESGKHSMTNPLLLKKISKILEVDHLKLFKIIGYTDKDMSDLKKEIMSELVEEISDIEIGKIIEELMKMEPEKVFLVKQYIELLNNKNA comes from the coding sequence ATGGATGAAAAGCAAGATATAAAAACAAATCCCAACCTTGTCATAGCTTTGGGTTACTACATCAAAAATAAGAGATTGCAGAAGAATATAGGGTTGAGAGAAATGGCGGATTTGTTAAAAATAAGTCCTGCTTATTTATCTAATTTGGAGTCAGGCAAACATAGTATGACAAATCCTCTTTTGTTGAAAAAAATTTCTAAAATTTTGGAAGTCGATCATCTTAAATTGTTTAAGATAATAGGCTATACCGATAAAGATATGTCGGATTTGAAAAAAGAAATAATGTCCGAACTGGTAGAAGAAATTTCCGATATCGAAATTGGGAAAATAATAGAAGAACTTATGAAAATGGAACCCGAAAAAGTTTTTCTTGTAAAACAGTATATAGAGTTATTGAATAACAAAAATGCTTAG
- a CDS encoding PTS sugar transporter subunit IIB: MLKVLAVCGSGMGTSMIMKMKVSQVLKKLNVDADVNSCSMGEAKSGLANYDLVLASTHIIKDLKGGPNTKMVGLLNLLDANELETKLKEVGIG, from the coding sequence ATGTTAAAAGTGTTGGCAGTTTGCGGAAGCGGAATGGGAACAAGTATGATTATGAAAATGAAAGTATCACAGGTATTGAAAAAATTAAACGTTGATGCTGATGTAAACTCATGCAGTATGGGTGAAGCTAAATCAGGACTTGCAAATTATGATTTGGTTTTGGCGTCTACTCATATAATCAAAGACTTAAAAGGAGGACCTAATACTAAAATGGTCGGACTTTTAAATTTGCTTGATGCAAATGAATTGGAAACAAAATTAAAAGAAGTAGGAATCGGATAA
- the fabG gene encoding 3-oxoacyl-ACP reductase FabG produces the protein MLKGKIALVTGGARGIGKEIVLRFAENGATVISGDLIDPDYSHENVSHIKLNVTDRENIKEVAAQLKEKYGKLDILVNNAGITRDSLLQRMKEQDWDLVVDINLKGVYNVMQGMVSLLLKSNGASVINMASVVGLDGNAGQTNYSATKGGVIAMAKTWAKEFGRKNLRSNAIAPGFIKTDMTHELPEKVVESVLENTPLRKMGEASDVADAALFLASDLSGFITGQVIRVDGGLNL, from the coding sequence GTGTTAAAAGGTAAAATTGCATTAGTAACGGGTGGAGCAAGAGGAATCGGAAAAGAAATTGTTTTAAGATTTGCGGAAAACGGAGCGACAGTTATTTCGGGAGATTTGATAGATCCCGACTACAGTCATGAAAATGTTTCCCATATAAAGCTTAATGTAACTGACAGAGAAAATATAAAAGAGGTAGCCGCTCAGCTAAAAGAGAAATACGGTAAACTCGATATATTGGTCAATAATGCGGGAATAACAAGAGATTCTTTATTGCAAAGAATGAAAGAACAGGACTGGGATCTTGTTGTGGATATTAATCTAAAAGGTGTTTACAATGTTATGCAGGGTATGGTTTCGTTATTACTCAAAAGTAACGGAGCCAGTGTAATAAACATGGCTTCTGTTGTGGGACTTGACGGAAATGCAGGGCAGACAAACTATTCCGCTACAAAAGGCGGAGTTATAGCTATGGCTAAAACATGGGCAAAAGAATTCGGAAGAAAAAATCTGAGATCCAATGCTATTGCACCGGGATTCATAAAAACAGACATGACTCATGAATTGCCTGAAAAAGTGGTCGAATCTGTCTTGGAAAATACACCGCTCAGAAAAATGGGTGAAGCTTCCGATGTGGCAGATGCAGCTTTATTCCTTGCAAGTGATTTGTCAGGATTTATAACAGGTCAGGTTATAAGAGTTGACGGCGGACTTAATTTATAA
- a CDS encoding polysaccharide deacetylase family protein, with translation MKKLILGIITVLSLGMIGYSGGIVFNSVKGNLDKSSLEKDIKKLDESIKEKSTLLAEVKAKDAELRKHYNQIRQEKGIKVVYLTFDDGPTPNNTPRILEILEKNNIKATFFVIGQNPDMYKQIVDQGHTIAIHTYSHEYKQVYASEDAFFQDLYKLRDLIIEKTGVNPKVTRFPGGSSTTRVSKPIKQAIINRLTKEGYVYQDWNCDSTDASGNKVPVEKLVKNGVCNVREVNLLMHDAYAKTTTVEALQQIIDAYRAKGYIFETLTVDSPKFQHVKQPENVD, from the coding sequence ATGAAAAAGTTGATATTGGGAATAATAACAGTTTTAAGTTTAGGAATGATAGGATATTCGGGAGGCATAGTATTCAATAGTGTAAAAGGTAATCTTGATAAAAGTTCTCTTGAAAAAGATATAAAAAAGCTGGATGAAAGTATAAAAGAAAAAAGTACTTTGTTAGCTGAAGTGAAAGCAAAAGATGCAGAATTGAGAAAGCATTACAATCAAATAAGACAGGAAAAAGGGATAAAAGTTGTTTACTTGACATTTGATGACGGTCCTACTCCGAACAATACTCCGAGAATACTCGAAATATTGGAAAAAAATAATATAAAAGCGACATTTTTTGTTATAGGACAAAACCCTGATATGTACAAACAAATAGTGGATCAGGGGCATACCATTGCTATACATACTTATTCTCATGAATATAAACAGGTTTACGCTTCTGAGGATGCTTTTTTCCAGGATTTATATAAATTGAGAGATCTTATTATAGAAAAAACGGGAGTAAATCCTAAAGTTACAAGATTTCCGGGAGGTTCAAGTACGACGAGAGTTTCCAAACCTATAAAACAGGCTATTATAAACAGACTGACAAAAGAAGGTTATGTTTATCAGGATTGGAACTGTGACAGTACAGATGCTTCAGGAAATAAGGTTCCTGTAGAAAAACTTGTAAAAAACGGTGTATGTAATGTAAGAGAAGTAAATCTTCTAATGCACGATGCTTATGCTAAAACGACTACTGTAGAAGCATTGCAGCAAATAATAGATGCTTACAGAGCTAAGGGATATATATTTGAAACATTGACAGTGGACAGTCCGAAATTTCAACACGTTAAACAGCCTGAAAACGTTGATTAA
- the araD gene encoding L-ribulose-5-phosphate 4-epimerase, with protein sequence MLEKLKEEVYKANMELPAKGLVLFTWGNVSAIDREKGLVVIKPSGVDYDKMKAEDMVVVDLDGKVVEGELNPSSDTPTHVELYKKFPNIGGIVHTHSTNATIWAQSGRDIPAYGTTHADYFYGPIPCTRKMTPEEIKGEYEKETGTVIIETFEKRNIDPKFVPAVVVHSHGPFTWGKNAAEAVYNSVVLEELSKMAIYTEQINKDIKPMQQELLDKHFLRKHGENAYYGQKKK encoded by the coding sequence ATGCTGGAAAAGTTAAAAGAAGAAGTTTATAAAGCGAATATGGAATTACCTGCTAAAGGGCTTGTGCTTTTTACATGGGGAAATGTAAGTGCTATCGACAGAGAAAAAGGACTGGTAGTTATAAAGCCGAGCGGTGTGGATTATGATAAAATGAAAGCCGAAGATATGGTAGTCGTGGATTTGGACGGGAAAGTTGTGGAAGGAGAGCTTAATCCTTCGTCAGATACACCTACTCACGTTGAATTGTATAAAAAATTTCCGAATATCGGAGGGATAGTGCATACTCACTCTACAAATGCTACAATATGGGCACAAAGCGGAAGAGATATTCCTGCTTACGGAACAACTCATGCAGACTATTTTTACGGACCTATACCGTGTACGAGAAAAATGACTCCTGAAGAGATCAAAGGAGAATACGAAAAAGAAACGGGAACAGTTATAATAGAAACTTTTGAAAAAAGAAATATAGATCCTAAATTTGTTCCGGCTGTGGTAGTTCACAGTCACGGTCCTTTTACGTGGGGGAAAAATGCTGCAGAAGCTGTTTATAATTCGGTTGTACTGGAAGAATTGTCAAAAATGGCAATATATACAGAGCAGATAAATAAAGATATAAAACCTATGCAACAGGAACTTCTTGATAAACATTTCTTGAGAAAACACGGAGAAAATGCTTATTACGGTCAAAAGAAAAAATAG
- a CDS encoding PTS ascorbate transporter subunit IIC produces MNILLLIGTWFGKNILTKPEFFVGLLVFIGYLFMGKKIYEAVGGFIKATVGYMILNVGAGGLVTTFRPILAALKTKFELEAAVIDPYFGLQAVDDAIKGLIAQDPTKSNLAASVMMALLIGFIINIILVLLRKITKVRTLFITGHIMQQQASTAAWMIFFLFPQFQNIKGVILVGIFAGIYWAVGSNLSVEPTQRLTGNAGFAIGHQQMFAIWLADKLAPKLGNPKKKLDDLKLPKWLSMLHDDIIATGLIMIIFFGIIMWVLGPEFFTAKFGKCVIENGVQTCPVVNPNGVTAGAFDPKKLSFGTYIVSTTLLFAVYLTILKTGVRMFVSELTLSFQGISNKILPGSLPAVDCAASYGFGSPSAVLFGFLVGTIAQFISIAGLLIFKSPVFIITGFVPVFFDNATIAVYADKRGGARAALILSALSGVLQVLCGAAAVMLFHLKGGWHGNIDQSTVWLAQGYIMKYLGVIGYALVIILMLLIPQIQYIKAKNKEQYYEGTVDLVEEEY; encoded by the coding sequence ATGAATATTTTATTATTAATTGGAACATGGTTCGGGAAGAATATCCTGACTAAACCGGAATTTTTTGTAGGGTTATTGGTATTTATAGGTTATCTTTTCATGGGTAAAAAAATATATGAAGCAGTTGGAGGATTTATTAAAGCAACTGTAGGATATATGATATTAAACGTAGGTGCTGGGGGACTGGTAACAACTTTCAGACCGATACTGGCAGCATTAAAGACAAAATTTGAACTTGAAGCGGCAGTTATAGATCCGTATTTCGGATTACAGGCTGTAGATGATGCGATTAAAGGACTTATTGCTCAGGATCCTACGAAATCTAATTTGGCAGCTTCAGTTATGATGGCATTATTAATAGGATTCATAATAAATATAATATTGGTATTATTAAGAAAAATAACAAAAGTAAGAACTTTATTTATAACAGGTCATATTATGCAACAGCAAGCTTCAACAGCGGCTTGGATGATATTCTTTTTATTTCCTCAATTTCAAAATATTAAGGGAGTAATTTTGGTAGGAATTTTTGCAGGAATATACTGGGCTGTAGGGTCTAATTTGTCAGTAGAGCCTACTCAAAGATTAACAGGTAATGCAGGGTTTGCAATCGGGCACCAACAAATGTTCGCAATCTGGTTGGCAGATAAATTGGCACCGAAATTAGGGAATCCTAAAAAGAAACTTGATGATTTGAAATTACCTAAATGGTTGTCAATGCTGCATGACGATATAATTGCAACAGGATTAATAATGATAATATTTTTCGGAATAATAATGTGGGTATTAGGACCTGAATTCTTTACTGCAAAATTTGGAAAGTGTGTAATTGAAAACGGAGTACAAACTTGTCCTGTAGTAAACCCTAACGGAGTTACGGCAGGAGCATTTGATCCTAAAAAATTATCATTCGGAACTTATATTGTTTCAACAACATTATTGTTTGCTGTTTATTTGACAATATTAAAAACAGGAGTTAGAATGTTTGTGTCTGAATTGACATTGTCATTCCAGGGAATTTCAAATAAAATATTACCGGGATCATTACCTGCAGTTGACTGTGCGGCTTCTTACGGATTCGGTTCACCAAGTGCAGTATTGTTCGGATTCCTTGTAGGAACAATAGCTCAATTTATTTCAATAGCAGGATTGCTAATATTCAAATCGCCTGTATTTATAATAACAGGATTTGTTCCGGTATTCTTTGATAATGCGACTATTGCAGTTTATGCTGATAAACGTGGAGGAGCAAGAGCTGCATTGATTTTATCCGCTTTATCAGGAGTATTACAGGTATTATGCGGAGCGGCAGCAGTAATGTTATTCCACTTAAAAGGCGGATGGCATGGAAATATTGACCAAAGTACAGTATGGTTGGCTCAAGGATATATAATGAAATATTTAGGAGTAATAGGTTATGCATTGGTAATTATTTTAATGTTACTAATTCCTCAAATTCAATATATAAAAGCTAAAAATAAAGAGCAATATTATGAAGGAACTGTTGATTTAGTAGAAGAAGAATATTAA
- a CDS encoding L-ribulose-5-phosphate 3-epimerase: MKDLNKLNLGIYEKALPKDIDWIERIKLVKECGYDFVEMSVDETDERLARLDWSDEEINKIHEALVNTGVRIPSMCFSGHRRFPMGSMDEKTREKAMELMQKAIIFADKLGIRTIQMAGYDVYYEEGSEQTKKYFTENLKKAIEWASSYNITLAIEIMDHPFINSITKYMEYSEIIKSPWLKVYPDVGNLTAWPENDTLKELELGIKQGEIVAIHLKDTLAVTDTFPGKFKEVPFGEGCVDFPKVFAKLKELNYKGPFLIEMWTEKSDNPIEEVKKAKEWMLDKMKKGGFI; this comes from the coding sequence ATGAAAGATTTGAATAAACTGAATTTAGGAATATATGAAAAAGCTCTTCCTAAAGATATTGACTGGATAGAGAGAATAAAGCTTGTAAAAGAATGTGGATATGATTTTGTTGAAATGTCTGTTGATGAAACTGACGAAAGGCTTGCAAGACTTGATTGGTCTGATGAGGAAATTAATAAAATACATGAAGCTCTTGTAAATACAGGTGTAAGAATTCCTTCAATGTGTTTTAGCGGACATAGAAGATTTCCGATGGGAAGCATGGATGAAAAAACAAGAGAAAAAGCTATGGAACTTATGCAAAAAGCTATAATTTTTGCGGATAAACTGGGTATCAGAACGATTCAAATGGCAGGATATGATGTTTATTATGAAGAAGGAAGTGAACAGACTAAAAAATATTTTACGGAAAATCTGAAAAAGGCTATAGAATGGGCTTCTTCGTATAACATAACATTGGCTATAGAAATAATGGATCATCCTTTTATAAACTCAATTACAAAATATATGGAATATTCGGAGATAATAAAATCTCCGTGGCTTAAAGTTTATCCTGATGTGGGAAATCTAACTGCATGGCCTGAAAATGATACATTGAAAGAATTGGAACTCGGTATAAAACAGGGAGAAATAGTAGCAATTCATTTAAAAGATACTTTAGCTGTAACGGATACTTTCCCGGGTAAATTCAAAGAAGTGCCTTTCGGAGAAGGATGTGTTGATTTTCCTAAAGTATTTGCCAAATTAAAAGAGTTAAACTATAAAGGACCTTTTTTGATAGAAATGTGGACTGAAAAATCCGATAATCCGATTGAAGAAGTAAAAAAAGCTAAAGAATGGATGCTTGATAAAATGAAAAAAGGAGGCTTTATCTAA
- a CDS encoding PTS sugar transporter subunit IIA translates to MTLLDSLKENNSVGLKKEAKTWEEAIEACMQPLLDKGTVQRKYVDAIIERTKELGPFYILAPGLAMPHERPEMGVNKDCFSFVTLKEPVTFPDGQEVDILIGLAATSTDIHNGEAIPQIVMLFDDDSVFDKIRAAKVPEDIYKMIESKL, encoded by the coding sequence ATGACTTTACTTGATTCACTGAAGGAAAATAATTCCGTCGGATTGAAAAAAGAAGCGAAAACATGGGAAGAAGCTATAGAAGCTTGCATGCAGCCGCTTCTTGATAAAGGGACTGTACAGAGAAAGTATGTAGATGCTATTATAGAAAGAACTAAAGAATTGGGACCTTTCTATATATTGGCTCCGGGACTTGCAATGCCCCATGAAAGACCTGAAATGGGAGTAAACAAAGATTGTTTCAGTTTTGTTACGTTAAAAGAACCTGTGACTTTTCCTGACGGACAGGAAGTAGATATACTGATAGGGCTTGCAGCGACAAGTACCGATATACATAACGGAGAAGCTATTCCTCAGATAGTTATGCTTTTTGATGATGATTCGGTATTTGATAAAATCAGAGCTGCAAAAGTTCCTGAAGATATTTACAAAATGATTGAAAGTAAATTATAA